A genomic segment from Legionella quinlivanii encodes:
- the icmF gene encoding type IVB secretion system protein IcmF: MDRSLQALCDALKKIINLLKPQSTPLSFLLVIGKSHQGKTTLLKQAQLNHHPVDELNGANFFYNNNGIILELGETWLHETDNLLHHNLKQLNRCHRGLRISGILLCVDSRDLLMAEPVQIANQCKSHAHLLERFSKALGYQTELAVIFTKLDTLAGFCEFFQSEHVQDLNKPLGFSLDHSMQSKKLIEQYRLQFDRMIEVLSQETINKLHPARSSVKRTLIREFPLQLASLRIPVQTLIQQLIAKEFRVQAVYFTSAEQGGLSVDRLNQRIQHEYALTIPDKYPQSTNYRAYFIEGPIKAFQDQTKKLNPSLTRSHKIAALGTTALVTVFLTGLWYQYSQTSQLLDDASKELLAYETLSSQNKDLATALYHLSQAETKLNLIPPSFVSHPVLEQLKVQLHGSTLNKLHNNFLPDVLAALEDVISNPSETQLARYQALKIYLMLGEPEHFSEAEVTDWFSNYWKATNAAFYNDKQLLLLHNALKQPRQALAINQQIVSDARNYLNALPAAYLYYSLAKAQFPQGKTSINVEGFDLAAKEVPDYFTKTGFGEVSNLLPQITATLQKENWVLARQDLDNLQAQLEQAYCFDYSNWWLNFTRRTRPQHYQGYQQARQLTQTLEQSDSIRRLVQLIQQQTSPEAAENSSLFNQKIASQFTGLNLMTSSAAQELTINISELEKFLTTLSLVNDQGQTVFDLTQARFRGDTMTDPLSSLYNRSRQLPEPIASWAKQIADDTWFIFINESRDFLNKQWNKRVYSVYKNSIAKRYPLDPAEKEEIVLEDFDHFFSPHGTLNSFVTHYLKPFLDTSHAQWQPKELNGYMMPVSTDLINELIRANVISNMFFPDDSETSRIDFSLQKINLDPVVSNFQLTIGETSLSDNQNSESDTEFTWPQRGAKLSLSSIEGNHYELEESGTWAFFKMLQKVNVLVDSNDSSSLQILFEVNGNSGRYLLKTQNQINPFSPGILTGFSLKKDIAKG, encoded by the coding sequence ATGGACAGATCTTTGCAAGCGTTATGTGACGCACTTAAAAAAATTATTAATCTCTTAAAACCTCAATCCACTCCCTTATCCTTTTTACTGGTTATTGGAAAAAGCCATCAGGGTAAAACCACCTTGCTTAAGCAGGCTCAACTAAATCATCACCCTGTGGATGAGTTAAACGGTGCCAATTTTTTCTACAATAATAACGGCATTATTTTAGAGTTGGGTGAAACCTGGCTTCATGAAACAGACAATCTTCTTCATCACAATTTAAAACAACTCAACCGCTGCCATCGCGGCCTTCGTATCAGCGGCATTCTATTGTGTGTAGATAGCCGTGATCTGCTGATGGCTGAACCGGTTCAAATTGCCAATCAATGTAAATCGCATGCCCATCTGCTGGAACGCTTTAGCAAAGCATTGGGGTATCAGACCGAACTTGCTGTTATTTTTACCAAATTAGATACACTAGCCGGTTTTTGTGAATTCTTTCAATCAGAACACGTTCAGGATTTAAATAAACCCTTGGGCTTTTCGCTCGACCACAGCATGCAGTCGAAAAAGCTTATTGAACAATACCGCCTTCAGTTCGATCGCATGATTGAGGTTTTAAGTCAGGAAACCATTAACAAACTGCATCCTGCCCGCTCGAGTGTCAAACGAACTTTAATACGCGAGTTTCCCTTGCAGTTAGCCAGTTTACGTATTCCAGTGCAAACTTTAATTCAGCAATTGATAGCGAAAGAATTTCGTGTACAAGCTGTCTATTTTACCAGTGCTGAACAAGGAGGCCTGTCTGTCGATCGATTAAACCAGCGCATCCAGCATGAATATGCCCTGACCATTCCTGATAAATATCCGCAATCCACCAATTATCGAGCTTATTTTATTGAAGGCCCAATCAAGGCATTCCAGGATCAAACGAAAAAGCTGAACCCAAGCTTAACCAGAAGTCATAAAATTGCAGCCCTTGGAACCACTGCGCTGGTAACCGTATTCCTGACAGGTCTTTGGTATCAATATAGCCAAACATCCCAGCTGCTTGATGATGCCAGCAAAGAGCTTCTGGCCTATGAAACACTAAGTAGTCAAAATAAAGATTTGGCTACAGCCCTATATCATTTATCGCAAGCGGAAACCAAACTGAACCTGATTCCTCCAAGCTTTGTTTCCCACCCTGTTCTCGAGCAACTCAAAGTTCAATTGCATGGCAGTACACTCAACAAGCTGCATAACAACTTTTTACCCGATGTGCTAGCCGCTCTGGAAGATGTGATATCCAATCCATCTGAAACGCAACTGGCTCGTTATCAGGCCTTGAAAATTTATTTAATGCTGGGTGAGCCGGAGCATTTCTCCGAAGCCGAAGTAACAGACTGGTTTAGTAATTATTGGAAAGCTACCAATGCCGCTTTTTATAATGATAAGCAGCTTCTCTTGCTGCATAATGCTTTAAAACAGCCCAGGCAGGCTCTTGCAATCAATCAGCAGATTGTCAGCGACGCGCGCAATTATCTCAACGCCCTGCCCGCAGCTTATCTTTATTACTCTCTAGCCAAAGCCCAATTTCCACAGGGAAAAACATCCATTAACGTGGAAGGTTTTGATTTGGCGGCCAAAGAAGTACCGGATTACTTCACCAAAACCGGGTTTGGCGAAGTAAGCAATTTGCTGCCGCAGATTACCGCAACCCTGCAAAAAGAAAACTGGGTGCTTGCACGTCAGGATCTGGATAACCTGCAAGCCCAGCTTGAACAGGCTTACTGCTTTGACTACAGCAATTGGTGGCTAAACTTTACAAGGCGTACTCGTCCACAGCATTATCAAGGCTATCAGCAAGCCAGACAATTGACGCAGACGCTGGAACAATCTGATTCCATTCGACGTCTGGTTCAATTAATTCAGCAACAAACCAGTCCGGAGGCTGCGGAAAATTCCAGCCTCTTCAACCAGAAGATCGCGAGCCAGTTTACTGGCTTAAACCTGATGACAAGCTCTGCAGCACAAGAGTTAACCATTAATATCAGCGAACTGGAAAAATTCCTGACCACGTTGTCATTAGTCAATGATCAGGGACAAACCGTTTTTGATCTCACCCAGGCTCGTTTTCGCGGGGATACAATGACTGATCCACTCAGTTCGCTGTATAACCGTTCGCGTCAGCTGCCAGAACCCATTGCCAGCTGGGCTAAACAAATTGCAGACGATACCTGGTTCATTTTTATTAATGAAAGTCGAGACTTCCTGAATAAACAATGGAACAAGCGAGTTTATAGCGTCTATAAAAACTCTATTGCCAAACGTTATCCACTGGATCCAGCTGAGAAGGAAGAAATTGTACTGGAAGATTTTGACCACTTCTTTTCACCGCATGGCACTTTAAATAGTTTCGTTACCCATTATTTGAAACCCTTTCTGGATACCAGCCATGCCCAATGGCAACCCAAAGAATTAAATGGCTATATGATGCCTGTTTCGACTGATCTGATTAATGAATTAATCAGGGCAAACGTTATTAGCAACATGTTCTTTCCTGACGATTCAGAAACCAGCCGAATTGATTTTTCCCTGCAAAAAATAAATCTGGATCCTGTCGTTTCCAATTTTCAGCTAACCATTGGCGAAACCTCCTTGTCTGATAACCAAAACAGTGAATCCGATACTGAGTTTACCTGGCCTCAACGCGGCGCCAAACTTAGCTTGAGCTCTATTGAAGGGAATCATTACGAGTTGGAAGAATCTGGCACCTGGGCCTTTTTTAAAATGCTGCAGAAAGTGAATGTGCTCGTTGACAGCAATGACAGCAGCAGCCTGCAGATTCTTTTTGAAGTCAATGGCAATTCTGGCCGCTACTTATTAAAAACGCAAAATCAGATTAATCCCTTCAGCCCCGGTATTTTAACTGGCTTCAGTCTGAAAAAGGATATTGCAAAGGGATGA
- the icmH gene encoding type IVB secretion system protein IcmH/DotU, giving the protein MTAESISASLVSNLSIMGKPLPAHGYYRSKLFIAPFTTNPLVAAAGPVLSLLERLCISPSLPPIADLRENVEHELLAFDSRLHGKAYSDELNAIAHYLLCATIDEILGKSYLRLYGVPAEFQAFTPLSHNGIGPEERFFDIVNHIKERPNQYLDLIELAYYCLITGFEGKQHCRTDGRQVLDNLIEELFQLIKQYRVNKPYRLFKEHKKPERSVNNNKPFIVVAIISLCILVAGYGLSYLLVENKAKMVQFGHTATAKLEN; this is encoded by the coding sequence ATGACAGCTGAGTCAATTTCGGCCTCACTTGTCAGCAATTTATCGATTATGGGCAAACCTTTACCTGCTCATGGCTATTATCGCTCCAAATTATTTATTGCCCCCTTCACTACTAATCCTTTAGTGGCTGCGGCAGGACCAGTATTGTCCTTATTAGAGCGATTATGTATAAGCCCATCACTCCCACCTATTGCTGATCTTCGTGAAAATGTTGAGCATGAACTTCTTGCTTTTGATAGTCGTCTGCATGGAAAGGCTTATTCTGATGAATTGAATGCCATTGCTCATTATTTACTCTGTGCAACCATCGATGAAATCCTGGGAAAAAGTTATCTTAGATTATATGGAGTTCCTGCCGAGTTTCAGGCATTCACTCCGCTTTCTCATAACGGGATTGGGCCAGAGGAGCGCTTTTTCGACATTGTTAATCATATTAAGGAAAGGCCCAATCAATACCTGGATCTGATTGAACTGGCCTATTACTGTCTGATAACCGGATTTGAAGGAAAACAACACTGCCGTACCGATGGCCGGCAAGTCCTGGATAATCTGATTGAGGAATTATTCCAACTCATTAAACAATACCGGGTCAACAAACCCTACCGTTTGTTTAAAGAACATAAAAAGCCGGAACGCAGCGTAAATAATAATAAACCATTTATAGTCGTTGCCATTATCTCCTTATGTATTTTAGTAGCTGGTTATGGACTTAGTTATCTGCTAGTCGAAAATAAAGCCAAAATGGTTCAATTTGGTCATACCGCTACGGCGAAACTGGAAAACTAA
- a CDS encoding peroxiredoxin, with amino-acid sequence MITVGNRFPPFQLKATVSNEIKEAFTTINNESFGGKWLVVFFWPKDFTFVCPTEISAFGKLQAEFADRDAQILGVSIDSEFVHLAWRKQHPDLHDLPFPMLADIKRELSGSLGILDEQEGVAQRATFIVDPQGITRFVMVTDLNVGRNPQEVLRVLDALQTDELCPCNWKKGEETIHIQE; translated from the coding sequence ATGATTACTGTAGGCAACCGATTTCCCCCATTCCAGTTAAAAGCAACGGTTAGCAATGAAATTAAAGAGGCGTTTACCACCATTAATAATGAAAGCTTTGGCGGTAAATGGCTGGTCGTTTTCTTTTGGCCTAAAGATTTTACCTTTGTATGTCCCACAGAAATTTCCGCATTTGGAAAACTGCAAGCTGAATTCGCAGATCGCGATGCGCAGATTCTTGGCGTAAGTATTGACAGTGAATTTGTGCATTTGGCCTGGAGAAAACAGCATCCTGATCTACATGATTTACCTTTTCCAATGCTTGCAGATATCAAGCGCGAATTAAGCGGCAGCCTCGGCATCCTTGACGAGCAGGAAGGTGTAGCGCAGCGAGCCACGTTCATTGTAGATCCGCAGGGAATAACCCGCTTTGTCATGGTTACTGATTTGAATGTTGGACGTAATCCTCAGGAAGTATTACGTGTTCTTGATGCCTTGCAAACCGACGAGCTTTGTCCTTGTAACTGGAAGAAAGGCGAAGAAACTATCCATATTCAGGAGTGA
- a CDS encoding carboxymuconolactone decarboxylase family protein, with the protein MLTAITERLPEVAKDVRLNLGKVLDLDQTDGLTAPQVAGCALAVAYHLGDQLLIEEFETLTNDPALVNAAKLAASLMAISNIYYRFTHLSEQPELTQIPAGLRMQGMANPGVDKLSFEMMCLAVSILNGCGACMSAHSSQLVQHGVLATSLARIGRIAAVTHAAHVSLRL; encoded by the coding sequence ATGCTGACAGCTATAACTGAACGTTTACCGGAAGTTGCGAAAGATGTCAGACTCAATTTGGGTAAAGTATTGGATTTGGATCAAACCGATGGCTTGACCGCTCCACAGGTGGCTGGTTGTGCATTGGCTGTTGCCTATCATTTAGGCGATCAGTTACTGATTGAAGAGTTTGAAACACTAACCAATGATCCTGCATTGGTCAATGCGGCAAAGCTCGCTGCCAGCCTGATGGCGATAAGTAATATTTATTATCGTTTTACTCATTTAAGTGAACAGCCTGAATTAACGCAGATTCCTGCCGGTTTGCGAATGCAGGGTATGGCCAACCCTGGAGTGGACAAGCTAAGTTTTGAAATGATGTGTCTTGCCGTTTCAATATTAAATGGCTGCGGTGCTTGTATGAGTGCGCATAGCAGTCAGTTGGTACAGCACGGAGTGCTTGCGACGTCTCTGGCAAGAATAGGGCGCATTGCCGCAGTCACTCATGCTGCTCATGTAAGTCTTAGATTGTAA
- a CDS encoding superoxide dismutase family protein, with protein sequence MNPAVWAQEITTTVYTTDQNKPLGQVSFKDTEYGLLIIPLLNNLPSGAHGFHLHQNADCSEAGMAAGGHFDPQKTNQHKGPYANGHLGDLPVLFVMENGKASTPLLAPRLKTSDLKNLALMIHAGGDNYSDNPPLGGGGSRLGCGVIK encoded by the coding sequence ATAAACCCGGCTGTCTGGGCTCAGGAAATTACCACCACCGTCTATACCACCGATCAAAATAAGCCATTAGGTCAGGTAAGCTTTAAAGATACTGAATATGGTCTATTGATTATTCCCTTGTTAAATAATCTTCCCTCTGGAGCACACGGTTTTCATTTGCATCAAAATGCTGATTGCAGTGAAGCCGGTATGGCAGCAGGCGGCCATTTTGATCCGCAGAAGACCAACCAGCATAAAGGGCCTTATGCTAATGGCCATTTAGGTGATCTGCCAGTCCTGTTTGTAATGGAAAATGGAAAGGCAAGTACACCTTTATTAGCTCCTCGTTTAAAAACCAGCGATCTTAAAAATCTTGCCCTGATGATTCATGCTGGCGGTGATAACTACAGCGATAATCCGCCTCTGGGTGGAGGCGGTTCACGCCTGGGATGCGGTGTTATTAAATAG
- a CDS encoding AbrB/MazE/SpoVT family DNA-binding domain-containing protein, with protein MSTVTLTKWGNSIGIRIPSAIIKKAHLHPGEELEIRADEKGVLTLIPIKNQQEGWLEQFNAAVDDSSEDTAHLNPGNEFDMEEWTW; from the coding sequence ATGTCTACGGTCACGTTAACCAAATGGGGAAACTCGATCGGAATCCGTATTCCGTCAGCTATCATTAAAAAAGCTCATTTACATCCAGGCGAGGAGTTGGAAATCAGAGCTGATGAAAAGGGCGTGCTTACATTAATTCCAATCAAAAATCAGCAAGAAGGATGGTTAGAGCAATTCAATGCTGCGGTTGATGATAGTAGTGAGGATACGGCTCATTTAAATCCAGGCAATGAGTTTGATATGGAAGAATGGACATGGTGA
- a CDS encoding type II toxin-antitoxin system PemK/MazF family toxin, which translates to MVKIKRFDVFLVNLDPTMGSEIKKTRPAVIISPDSMNLSKLKTVIIAPMTSTIKDNFPTRILTEFKDKKGQIALDQLRAIDRTRIVKKLGVIEVEAQNKVLDLLSIIFQK; encoded by the coding sequence ATGGTGAAAATAAAAAGGTTTGATGTTTTTTTAGTAAATCTTGATCCTACAATGGGCTCTGAAATAAAAAAAACACGGCCAGCGGTAATTATATCCCCAGATTCAATGAATTTGAGTAAGTTAAAAACAGTTATCATTGCTCCGATGACAAGCACTATTAAAGATAATTTCCCAACTAGAATATTGACAGAATTTAAAGATAAAAAAGGACAGATTGCTCTTGATCAGCTGAGGGCTATTGATCGCACTCGTATTGTAAAAAAATTAGGGGTTATTGAGGTGGAAGCTCAAAACAAGGTATTAGATCTGTTATCAATAATATTTCAAAAATAG
- a CDS encoding EAL and HDOD domain-containing protein gives MTQPSLRTLLARQGIYDKTSSVFAYELLYRNSEIQNQTSALSTVSGELATYSVLLDLFTNLNVEAIVGGKRAFINFTHLHLVQQIPALLPKHKIVIEVLETVAINQQLILSLISLKKQGYQIALDDFIFREELIPLIQIADIIKIDVLNLDREQIQTQLSSLHSFNGKLLAEKIETKSQFDLCLSLGFELFQGFFLDKPQSLQGQAISENKMQILRLLAEINDEDVAVERVEEIILQIPKLSYRILRLANSASIYSSRKVDSLMDAITKLGLNQISHWLSLLLLASHDDMASDLLERTLIRAKMCELLSRAMDYQKPHQAYTVGLLSTLDGILNEPMTSLLEKMGLSEALNEALLNYKGILGKVLKFTMDYEQANFKELESIPVATEVLLNSYLEGIEYANYIMSIIYHPER, from the coding sequence TTGACTCAGCCATCACTTCGCACATTACTGGCGCGTCAGGGTATTTATGATAAAACCAGCTCTGTTTTTGCTTATGAGCTGCTATATCGTAATAGTGAAATACAAAATCAAACTTCAGCATTAAGTACTGTTTCAGGTGAGTTGGCAACTTATTCTGTATTATTGGACTTATTTACCAATCTGAATGTGGAAGCCATTGTCGGCGGCAAACGGGCATTTATTAATTTCACTCATTTACATCTTGTTCAACAAATTCCCGCGCTGCTTCCTAAACACAAAATCGTGATTGAAGTACTGGAAACAGTAGCGATTAATCAGCAGCTGATACTAAGCTTAATCAGCTTAAAAAAACAGGGCTATCAAATCGCCCTGGATGATTTTATCTTCAGAGAGGAACTAATTCCTCTGATTCAAATCGCAGACATTATTAAAATTGACGTTCTTAATCTCGATCGTGAGCAAATCCAAACCCAGCTCTCCAGTCTTCATTCATTCAATGGCAAATTGCTTGCTGAAAAAATTGAAACAAAGAGCCAGTTTGATCTTTGCCTGAGTCTCGGATTCGAGCTTTTTCAGGGTTTCTTTCTCGATAAACCTCAATCACTACAAGGACAGGCTATCAGCGAAAACAAAATGCAGATTCTGCGATTATTAGCTGAAATAAATGATGAGGATGTAGCAGTTGAACGGGTTGAGGAAATTATCCTGCAAATTCCTAAATTAAGTTATCGAATTCTTCGTTTAGCCAACTCTGCATCAATTTATAGCAGTCGGAAAGTTGATTCATTAATGGATGCGATAACTAAACTGGGTTTAAACCAGATTAGTCACTGGCTTAGTTTATTATTACTGGCAAGCCATGATGACATGGCCTCTGATTTACTGGAAAGAACCTTAATTCGCGCCAAAATGTGTGAGTTATTATCGCGGGCGATGGATTATCAGAAGCCCCATCAAGCTTATACAGTGGGGCTGCTCTCAACGCTGGATGGAATTTTAAATGAACCGATGACTTCGCTTTTGGAGAAAATGGGATTAAGTGAAGCCTTAAATGAAGCCTTGTTGAATTATAAGGGAATTTTGGGAAAAGTTCTCAAATTTACAATGGATTATGAGCAAGCTAATTTTAAGGAACTGGAAAGCATCCCTGTTGCTACTGAAGTCCTTCTCAACTCTTACCTGGAAGGGATAGAGTATGCGAATTATATAATGTCGATAATTTACCATCCTGAACGATAG
- a CDS encoding NADPH-dependent 2,4-dienoyl-CoA reductase → MELKITNTPFAALFQPLDLGFTQIKNRLLMGSMHTGLEEDKEGLQRLAAFYRERALGGAGLIVTGGIAPNRSGRLAPFAAKLSNNKEVQRHELITQTVHEAGGKIALQILHAGRYGYHPFNVAPSGIKSPISPFKPWEMSKGRILKTIKHFARCAKLAQEAGYDGVEIMGSEGYLINQFIVTHTNQRQDEWGGSFNNRIRFPVEIIKSVREAVGERFIIIYRLSMLDLIADGSSWEEVVLLAKAIEAAGASLINTGIGWHEARIPTIATMVPPAVFTRVTQRLKPEISIPVITSNRINTPEKANQLLEAGVADMISMARPFLADPLFAEKARLGESEAINVCIACNQACLDRVFVNKTASCLVNPRACNETELIYQAASNPKKIAVVGAGPAGLAFAATAAERGHHVTLFEKGNELGGQFNLAKRVPGKEEFQHTIDYFTQQLDKYKVTIKLNTAGHPGLLESFDEIVIATGIKPRVPDIPGIDHPKVMSYIDVIREKKIPGERVAIIGAGGIGFDVAEFLTHEHHGPDADSFLNEWGIDLEGEHRGGIKPASVSKSPRKVYLLQRKKEKLGKNLGKTTGWIHRLSLKHKQVKMLSGVQYQRIDDQGLHVLIDEKPECLEVDSVVICAGQTELKDLYEPLKEGGRSVHLIGGAFKALELDARHAIDQACRLAALL, encoded by the coding sequence ATGGAACTGAAAATTACTAACACGCCTTTTGCGGCATTGTTTCAGCCGCTCGATTTAGGGTTCACTCAAATAAAAAATCGACTACTGATGGGTTCCATGCATACAGGCCTCGAGGAAGATAAAGAGGGATTGCAGCGTCTGGCCGCTTTTTACCGCGAGAGAGCCTTGGGAGGTGCAGGCCTTATCGTCACAGGGGGAATCGCACCCAATCGCTCCGGGCGCCTGGCCCCTTTTGCCGCAAAGTTAAGCAATAATAAGGAAGTTCAGCGGCATGAGCTAATTACTCAAACTGTGCATGAAGCGGGTGGAAAAATTGCATTGCAGATTTTACATGCCGGACGCTATGGCTACCACCCTTTCAACGTCGCTCCAAGCGGCATCAAATCACCGATTAGCCCGTTTAAACCCTGGGAAATGAGCAAGGGTAGAATTCTTAAAACCATTAAGCACTTTGCCCGCTGTGCGAAGTTGGCTCAAGAGGCCGGTTATGACGGCGTTGAGATTATGGGTAGCGAAGGGTATCTTATTAACCAGTTTATCGTGACCCATACCAACCAACGTCAGGATGAATGGGGCGGCTCCTTCAATAACCGTATTCGTTTTCCGGTTGAAATCATTAAGAGCGTTCGTGAGGCAGTCGGTGAACGGTTTATCATTATTTATCGTTTGTCGATGCTGGATTTAATTGCAGATGGAAGCAGCTGGGAGGAGGTTGTTTTATTAGCGAAGGCCATTGAGGCGGCCGGGGCGAGTCTTATCAATACCGGAATCGGCTGGCATGAGGCACGTATTCCCACAATAGCTACAATGGTTCCACCCGCGGTGTTTACCCGTGTCACACAACGCCTGAAGCCTGAAATCAGTATTCCGGTGATTACTTCAAATCGTATTAATACGCCAGAGAAAGCAAATCAGCTCTTGGAAGCAGGGGTTGCTGATATGATCTCAATGGCGCGGCCTTTTCTGGCAGATCCTCTTTTTGCTGAAAAAGCTCGTTTGGGGGAAAGTGAGGCAATTAATGTTTGCATCGCTTGTAATCAGGCTTGTCTGGATCGGGTATTTGTTAATAAAACCGCTTCCTGTCTGGTGAATCCCAGAGCCTGTAACGAAACGGAATTAATCTATCAGGCTGCATCCAATCCTAAAAAAATTGCGGTGGTTGGAGCAGGTCCCGCTGGTCTGGCATTTGCGGCTACAGCGGCTGAACGGGGTCATCATGTAACACTCTTTGAAAAGGGGAACGAACTTGGAGGGCAGTTTAACCTGGCCAAACGAGTTCCTGGTAAAGAAGAGTTTCAACATACCATTGATTATTTCACTCAGCAGCTTGACAAATACAAGGTAACTATCAAGCTGAATACCGCAGGGCACCCCGGGCTTTTGGAATCTTTTGATGAGATAGTTATTGCAACAGGAATTAAGCCGCGGGTTCCCGATATTCCAGGTATCGATCATCCGAAAGTGATGAGTTACATCGATGTGATCAGAGAGAAGAAAATTCCAGGTGAACGAGTGGCGATTATTGGCGCTGGCGGTATCGGTTTTGATGTCGCGGAATTTTTAACCCATGAACATCATGGCCCAGATGCTGATAGTTTCCTTAATGAATGGGGTATTGATCTGGAAGGAGAGCATCGGGGAGGGATCAAACCCGCCTCTGTAAGCAAAAGCCCGCGAAAGGTTTATCTCCTGCAGCGTAAAAAAGAAAAGCTTGGAAAAAATCTTGGGAAAACAACGGGATGGATTCATCGCCTTAGCCTGAAACATAAACAGGTCAAGATGTTATCCGGAGTTCAATACCAGCGAATTGATGATCAGGGTCTACATGTTCTTATCGATGAAAAGCCAGAATGCCTCGAGGTCGATTCGGTGGTGATTTGTGCAGGCCAGACTGAATTAAAGGATTTATACGAGCCCTTGAAAGAAGGGGGGCGATCTGTTCATTTAATTGGAGGAGCATTCAAAGCGCTGGAGCTGGATGCTCGTCATGCCATTGATCAAGCCTGTCGTCTCGCTGCCTTGTTATAA
- a CDS encoding DUF2339 domain-containing protein — MDFSLLEQRLLLIEKRLGQIETILHLPVSEEISEETRVSERRTKEPARAPKQGNWLGLVATLCFILAAGFIIKLSIESGWLTPERQIGLAFLFGALLIGSGFVFIAIDKYYASLLPAAGIIVLYLSNFAAHRLYFLISFETAIVLTSLISVLCITLYLKFRHDIYSIIAAIGSYLAPVVLNINANTLFSLYYFLICSLTYATISIWVESRILIVVAAYLSILVTGLIGLGLQMDSTIAIFLALHFLVFAIGTYLYSKYGAEPLTEKESWAFFPVLLIFYSMEYFYIDRAYPGLAPWVSIGFAAILCSLYLSARQWFPDRAISSRALVLAFSTIVFFHSFYLELLPDAFKPWLFVVIIVGIAFLPVRLLGEQRDGAFYLPSLAVFLILVIEYCSMLMHLLNNSTYSWVLVSFASFASLWLLITRHRSSLIQKKEYGLTLLLAAHLLGVSALYQFFHEISSLAVSASWLLYAVCVIGYAYFRQDKTMAKSALLILSVAAGKALLYDTASTPTVVRILCLILTGAVLYGCGLLMKRIASWQDN; from the coding sequence ATGGATTTTAGCTTATTGGAGCAACGACTGCTGCTGATTGAAAAAAGACTGGGGCAAATAGAGACTATTCTCCATCTGCCCGTTTCTGAAGAAATTTCTGAGGAAACGCGTGTAAGTGAGCGGAGAACAAAAGAGCCTGCCAGAGCACCTAAGCAAGGAAACTGGCTTGGATTAGTGGCAACACTTTGTTTTATTCTCGCCGCAGGCTTTATCATCAAACTCTCCATTGAATCGGGCTGGTTAACGCCAGAACGGCAAATCGGCCTGGCCTTTTTATTCGGAGCACTTCTGATTGGCAGCGGTTTTGTGTTTATCGCCATTGATAAATACTATGCCAGTCTCCTTCCTGCGGCGGGGATTATTGTATTGTATCTAAGTAATTTTGCCGCGCATCGTCTTTATTTTTTAATTTCATTTGAAACTGCGATTGTATTAACCAGTTTAATCTCAGTTCTATGTATTACACTTTATTTAAAATTCAGGCACGATATTTATTCCATTATTGCCGCAATAGGCTCGTATTTAGCCCCTGTTGTTTTAAATATAAATGCCAATACCTTGTTTTCATTATACTATTTTCTAATTTGCTCGCTGACTTACGCGACCATCTCCATTTGGGTGGAATCGCGAATTCTAATTGTGGTAGCAGCCTATTTATCCATTTTGGTGACTGGTTTAATTGGTCTTGGCTTACAAATGGATAGTACTATTGCCATCTTCCTGGCTCTGCATTTTCTTGTTTTCGCAATTGGAACTTATCTCTACTCAAAATACGGCGCCGAGCCATTGACAGAGAAGGAGTCCTGGGCCTTTTTTCCTGTACTGCTGATATTTTATTCTATGGAATATTTTTATATCGATAGAGCTTATCCGGGCTTGGCTCCCTGGGTTTCTATCGGTTTTGCCGCTATCCTTTGCAGTCTTTATCTATCTGCCAGGCAGTGGTTTCCAGATAGGGCAATCAGTTCAAGAGCCTTGGTTTTAGCATTTTCCACCATCGTTTTTTTCCATTCGTTTTATCTTGAGCTTTTGCCTGATGCGTTCAAGCCCTGGCTTTTTGTGGTAATTATAGTGGGTATCGCATTTCTTCCCGTCAGACTATTGGGGGAGCAGCGAGATGGTGCTTTTTATCTTCCATCGCTTGCGGTTTTTTTAATTCTGGTTATCGAATATTGCAGTATGCTAATGCATCTATTAAATAACAGCACTTACTCATGGGTCCTGGTTTCTTTTGCATCCTTTGCAAGTCTGTGGTTATTAATCACCCGGCATCGCAGCAGTTTGATTCAGAAAAAAGAATATGGGTTGACTTTGTTACTCGCTGCGCATCTGCTGGGAGTCAGCGCATTATACCAGTTCTTCCATGAAATCAGTTCCTTGGCCGTATCAGCTTCCTGGCTATTATATGCTGTCTGCGTCATTGGCTATGCTTATTTCCGTCAGGATAAAACAATGGCAAAATCCGCTTTGTTAATTTTAAGCGTCGCCGCTGGAAAGGCGCTTCTGTATGACACGGCATCGACGCCCACAGTGGTTCGCATTTTATGTCTTATTTTAACAGGAGCCGTTTTGTACGGTTGCGGCCTTTTAATGAAGCGTATTGCAAGCTGGCAGGATAATTGA